Proteins co-encoded in one Drosophila gunungcola strain Sukarami chromosome X unlocalized genomic scaffold, Dgunungcola_SK_2 000032F, whole genome shotgun sequence genomic window:
- the LOC128260569 gene encoding cytoplasmic 60S subunit biogenesis factor ZNF622 translates to MSHFTCLNCDARFASAEVQRDHYKTDWHRYNLKRRVAQLPPVTAEEFQQRVLSARSATDAALEEQNLSVYCQACRRQFGSQKAHDNHLNSRKHKELLARFERDQMTASGGSASTTASVCTRSVLEPRPHPALAAAAAGKGRLAFAERAAKADDGEEMDAEDDDDEFEDIEEEEVDSDEWDKIPENPLTERDCLFCAHNSEDLVENLKHMSVAHSFFIPDTEYCTDIEGLLYYLGEKVANYFICLFCNDRGKTFYSLDAVRKHMVDKGHCQMLHEGVALAEYAEYYDYSSSYPDNKEGMDIDDEVVPDLLDGDEYQLVLPSGAVIGHRSLLRYYRQRLRPERAVVLQKSDRKLHRVLSEYRALGWTHTQQLSAARKARDIHLMKRVQSKWQMKLGCKANKLQKHYRAQVLI, encoded by the exons ATGTCGCACTTCACCTGCCTGAATTGCGATGCCCGCTTCGCCAGCGCGGAAGTGCAGCGGGATCACTACAAGACGGACTGGCACCGCTACAACCTGAAGCGCAGGGTGGCCCAGCTGCCGCCCGTGACCGCCGAGGAGTTCCAGCAGCGCGTGCTGAGCGCCCGCAGCGCCACCGATGCCGCCCTGGAGGAGCAGAACCTGAGCGTCTACTGCCAGGCCTGTCGCCGCCAATTCGGTAGCCAGAAGGCCCACGACAACCACCTGAACAGCCGCAAGCACAAGGAGCTGCTGGCCCGCTTCGAGCGGGACCAGATGACCGCCAGTGGCGGCAGTGCCAGCACCACCGCGTCCGTCTGCACGCGCAGCGTCCtggagccacgcccacatcCCGCCCTGGCCGCCGCAGCGGCTGGCAAGGGTCGACTGGCCTTCGCCGAGCGGGCAGCCAAGGCGGACGATGGCGAGGAAATGGACGCGGAGGACGATGACGACGAGTTCGAGGATattgaggaggaggag GTGGACTCCGATGAGTGGGACAAGATACCCGAGAACCCGCTTACGGAGCGCGACTGTCTGTTCTGTGCACACAATAGCGAGGATCTGGTGGAGAACCTAAAGCACATGTCCGTGGCGCACTCTTTCTTCATTCCGGACACCGAATACTGCACGGACATCGAGGGCCTGCTGTACTACCTAGGCGAAAAGGTGGCCAACTATTTCATCTGCCTGTTTTGCAACGATCGCGGCAAGACTTTCTACTCCCTGGATGCGGTGCGCAAGCACATGGTCGACAAGGGCCACTGCCAGATGCTGCACGAGGGCGTGGCACTGGCCGAATATGCCGAGTACTACGACTATAGCTCCAGTTACCCGGATAAT AAAGAGGGCATGGACATTGATGACGAGGTGGTGCCGGATCTGCTCGACGGCGATGAGTACCAGTTGGTGCTGCCCTCCGGCGCAGTCATCGGGCATCGATCCCTGCTCCGCTACTACCGCCAGCGTCTGCGGCCGGAGCGCGCCGTGGTGCTCCAGAAGTCCGACCGCAAGCTGCACCGCGTGCTCAGCGAGTACCGGGCACTGGGATGGACGCACACCCAACAGCTGTCCGCCGCTCGCAAGGCTCGGGACATCCATCTGATGAAGCGCGTCCAGTCCAAGTGGCAGATGAAACTGGGCTGCAAGGCCAACAAGCTGCAGAAGCACTATCGCGCCCAAGTTCTGATCTAA